One Chryseobacterium sp. StRB126 genomic region harbors:
- a CDS encoding alkaline phosphatase: MDRRKFLKGSVLLSGLLSLSPTELWSSTKSVTSPGAGKAKNIIFMVSDGMSLGTLSMADLYSRNMLGKESHWLNLYHEKKVSRALMDTASASSIVTDSAAASSAFGGGIRVQNGVLNIGANGENHIPIWQKYKKAGKKIGCVTSVTVTHATPAGFCVNSTKRNAEPQIAEMYAELGIDILMGGGDEFFNPLKREDKKDLYSVYKKKNYQIMKNRTDLKTIQKGNKILGIFNTGALPYSIDRANLKELQNTPTLVEMADAAIDQMKDHPEGFVLQIEGGKVDWAAHANDIAALIHDQLAFDEAVKTVIDFAEKDGNTLVIITTDHGNANPGIIYGTDATKNFNSISNYHYTNEYVLNKIHKDHSAKDIKDWIYEAHKLILKDDEAKHLQSFYNGLEKEEGLYNYKKLPFKLYSEIQKNRNSVGWISMDHSGDYVEATAYGPGSQLLKPYIKNTDLHYLMLEACPI, encoded by the coding sequence ATGGATAGAAGAAAATTTCTAAAAGGTTCAGTACTGCTTTCAGGATTATTATCACTATCGCCCACTGAACTCTGGAGTTCTACAAAAAGTGTTACATCTCCGGGAGCCGGAAAAGCAAAAAACATCATATTCATGGTGAGCGATGGAATGAGCCTTGGAACCCTTTCAATGGCAGATCTTTATTCCAGAAACATGTTGGGAAAGGAAAGCCATTGGCTCAACTTATATCATGAGAAGAAAGTTTCACGTGCATTAATGGATACAGCTTCTGCAAGCTCAATCGTAACAGATTCCGCAGCTGCCAGTTCAGCTTTCGGAGGCGGGATAAGAGTACAAAATGGAGTGTTAAATATCGGTGCTAATGGAGAAAACCATATTCCAATATGGCAGAAATATAAAAAAGCAGGAAAAAAAATTGGTTGTGTTACCAGTGTTACCGTTACTCATGCCACGCCTGCGGGTTTTTGTGTTAATTCTACCAAAAGAAATGCAGAACCTCAAATTGCTGAAATGTATGCAGAACTGGGAATAGATATTCTGATGGGTGGCGGAGATGAATTTTTTAATCCTTTAAAAAGAGAAGATAAAAAAGACCTTTATTCTGTTTACAAAAAAAAGAACTATCAAATTATGAAGAATCGTACGGATCTAAAAACCATTCAAAAAGGAAACAAGATTTTGGGAATCTTCAACACAGGAGCTTTACCATACAGCATTGACAGGGCAAATCTTAAAGAACTCCAAAACACACCTACTTTAGTAGAGATGGCGGATGCGGCTATTGATCAGATGAAGGATCATCCGGAAGGTTTTGTTCTTCAGATAGAAGGCGGAAAAGTAGACTGGGCAGCTCATGCCAATGATATAGCGGCATTGATTCACGATCAGCTGGCATTTGATGAAGCCGTGAAAACAGTAATAGATTTTGCTGAAAAAGACGGAAATACTTTAGTAATCATCACAACAGATCATGGAAATGCCAATCCCGGAATCATTTATGGGACTGATGCCACCAAAAACTTTAATAGTATTTCAAACTATCACTATACCAATGAATATGTCCTGAATAAAATTCATAAAGATCATTCTGCCAAGGATATTAAAGATTGGATATATGAAGCCCACAAACTTATTCTGAAGGATGATGAAGCCAAGCACCTACAGAGTTTTTACAATGGACTCGAAAAAGAAGAAGGACTTTACAATTATAAGAAATTACCGTTCAAACTTTATTCTGAAATCCAGAAAAATCGGAATTCTGTAGGTTGGATCAGTATGGACCATTCGGGAGATTATGTAGAAGCAACAGCATACGGACCGGGGAGTCAGCTCTTAAAGCCTTATATCAAAAATACGGACCTGCATTACCTAATGCTGGAAGCATGTCCTATATAA
- a CDS encoding RNA polymerase sigma factor: MYGIVLRIVQSKEYAEEVIQDVFVKIWNSIHQYDASKGRFYTWIINIARNTAIDYLKSKGFQNELKNQPLPDFVYNSTELSTVNNSVDYIGFDNVLENLEVDKQELINLSYYQGYTQHEISEKLKIPLGTVKTKMRNALMKLKDLLKDYQ; encoded by the coding sequence TTGTATGGAATTGTTCTTCGTATTGTTCAGTCTAAAGAATATGCTGAAGAAGTAATTCAGGATGTTTTTGTTAAAATTTGGAATTCTATTCATCAATATGATGCGTCTAAAGGGAGATTTTATACCTGGATCATTAATATTGCCAGAAACACTGCTATAGATTATCTAAAGTCTAAAGGATTCCAGAACGAGCTTAAAAACCAACCCCTTCCCGATTTCGTATATAATAGTACAGAACTTTCAACAGTTAATAACTCAGTTGATTATATTGGATTTGACAATGTTCTTGAAAATCTGGAAGTTGATAAACAGGAGCTCATCAATCTTTCCTATTATCAGGGATATACACAGCATGAGATTTCTGAAAAGCTGAAGATACCGCTTGGGACAGTAAAAACAAAAATGCGGAATGCATTAATGAAATTAAAGGACTTGTTAAAAGATTATCAATAA
- a CDS encoding Crp/Fnr family transcriptional regulator, which translates to MLLEKLFKEFDVDIHTFNSADCELFDQCFERISVKKNTFLIQEGELEKYSYFIFSGIVRCWTLNHKGEEQTFWFCKEGTFSLSNISFTLQERSTFNVQTITDCEIYRIDYQQAERLYKAISGLKPVFEDLTARLLNKLLNRNIDLIKYTPEQYYLKMMAEYGSDFNFIPLKDIASYLGITPQALSRIRKRIF; encoded by the coding sequence ATGCTGTTAGAAAAATTATTCAAGGAATTTGATGTAGATATTCATACATTCAATTCAGCTGATTGTGAGCTTTTTGACCAATGTTTTGAACGTATTTCGGTTAAAAAAAACACTTTCCTTATCCAGGAAGGTGAATTGGAAAAATACAGTTATTTCATTTTCAGTGGAATCGTCCGCTGCTGGACACTCAATCACAAAGGAGAAGAACAGACGTTCTGGTTTTGCAAGGAAGGTACTTTCTCTTTATCCAACATATCCTTTACCTTGCAGGAAAGGTCTACTTTTAATGTGCAAACCATTACAGATTGTGAGATATATAGAATAGATTATCAGCAGGCAGAAAGACTCTACAAAGCAATTTCAGGGTTAAAACCAGTTTTTGAAGACCTAACTGCCAGATTGTTGAATAAGCTTCTCAACCGAAATATAGACTTGATAAAATACACTCCAGAGCAATATTACCTGAAAATGATGGCAGAATATGGCAGTGATTTTAATTTTATTCCTTTAAAAGATATTGCTTCTTATTTAGGAATTACTCCACAGGCTCTTAGCAGAATACGCAAACGTATTTTTTAA
- a CDS encoding Lrp/AsnC family transcriptional regulator yields the protein MEQLDDKDIKLLKLLQNNAKLTVKELAKEINLSPSPVFERVKRLEQEGFVKRYAAVLDAEKLNRGFTVFCQIKLKIHDRSVGYDFVKEILEIPEVAECYNISGDFDFLLKVQVRDMKHYQDFVFNKLGSVDSIGSTHSTFVMAEVKNNHGLTL from the coding sequence GTGGAACAACTTGATGATAAGGATATAAAACTGCTGAAACTGCTTCAGAATAATGCAAAACTGACGGTTAAAGAGCTTGCAAAGGAGATTAATCTGTCCCCTTCTCCTGTTTTTGAACGGGTAAAAAGGCTTGAACAGGAAGGTTTTGTGAAGAGATATGCTGCCGTTTTGGATGCTGAAAAGCTTAACCGTGGATTTACGGTATTTTGTCAGATCAAATTAAAGATTCATGATCGTTCGGTAGGCTATGATTTTGTAAAAGAAATTCTGGAAATTCCAGAAGTGGCGGAATGCTACAACATTTCCGGAGATTTTGATTTTCTCTTAAAGGTTCAGGTTCGGGATATGAAGCATTACCAGGACTTTGTTTTCAATAAACTGGGTTCTGTAGATTCTATAGGAAGTACACACAGTACATTTGTAATGGCTGAAGTTAAGAATAATCACGGCCTTACTTTATAG
- a CDS encoding XRE family transcriptional regulator, whose protein sequence is MSIFSNNIRSLRAKRKLSQQNVADDLTISRVRYSKYENGISEPPIELLVRISKYFHVSIDLLLSVDLQKYSTEDMLKLPDNRIVLPVAVDDLGNDTIEIIPQKASMGYLEGYSDVGYIESLQRIALPFLNNGKYRAFPADGDSMPPFRNGSYIVGKYVEGIDELKAGKTYVFITQNDGITYKRFKENKGNAICVSADNSFYEPYDIPFEDIVEIWQYASGIFPEDFEPGDYESYNFKEMFRELRQDIKELDKKVSTRRRKSSQ, encoded by the coding sequence ATGTCAATTTTTTCAAATAATATACGCTCTCTGAGAGCCAAGAGAAAGCTTTCTCAACAAAATGTAGCTGATGACCTTACGATTTCCCGAGTAAGATATTCTAAATACGAAAACGGGATTTCGGAACCTCCTATTGAGCTTCTTGTGAGAATATCCAAGTATTTTCATGTCAGTATAGACCTGTTATTGTCTGTTGATCTTCAGAAATATTCAACTGAGGATATGCTTAAACTTCCGGATAACAGAATTGTTCTTCCTGTAGCTGTAGATGATCTTGGAAATGATACCATAGAAATTATTCCTCAGAAGGCTTCTATGGGATACCTGGAGGGATACAGCGATGTGGGCTATATTGAAAGTCTTCAGCGTATTGCTCTACCCTTTTTAAATAATGGAAAATACAGAGCATTTCCGGCAGATGGAGATTCGATGCCGCCATTTAGAAACGGTTCGTACATTGTAGGAAAATATGTTGAGGGAATTGATGAGCTAAAAGCTGGAAAAACCTATGTTTTCATTACACAGAACGATGGGATTACCTATAAACGCTTTAAAGAGAATAAAGGAAATGCGATTTGCGTAAGCGCCGATAACTCTTTCTATGAACCCTACGATATTCCGTTTGAAGATATTGTAGAAATATGGCAATATGCCTCAGGAATTTTCCCGGAAGATTTTGAACCAGGAGATTATGAAAGTTATAATTTCAAAGAAATGTTCAGAGAATTGAGACAGGATATCAAAGAATTAGATAAAAAGGTTTCTACACGTCGTAGAAAGTCTTCACAATAA
- a CDS encoding anti-sigma factor domain-containing protein, with protein MNTKEYISSGIIESYILGHASPEEAGILECVMKNNAEVKAAYEEAQKTLENLATVQAITPPDDLKSKIWSKIQKEQVLEEEKNFSPEVSVTPSVEIPEVRKSIPWKTLGIAASVLFFASVAGNLFWVSKQSEVQKEIAVMKAEKKSQDLAMQKMNQKITMFSNPDMQMVMLNGVENHKDAKAMVFWDKKTKAVYLNAEHLPKAPTGMQYQLWAIEDGKPVNAGMYSEDKDSQIALASISKAQAFAITLEKEGGSSVPTMKNMFVMGEI; from the coding sequence TTGAACACTAAAGAATACATATCATCCGGAATTATAGAATCTTATATTCTAGGTCATGCTTCTCCTGAGGAAGCAGGCATTTTGGAGTGTGTGATGAAGAACAATGCTGAAGTAAAAGCCGCTTATGAAGAGGCTCAAAAAACATTGGAAAATCTTGCTACAGTACAGGCTATAACACCTCCAGACGATTTGAAATCTAAGATTTGGAGTAAAATCCAGAAGGAACAGGTTTTAGAAGAAGAAAAAAACTTTTCTCCAGAAGTTTCTGTTACTCCTTCTGTGGAAATACCTGAAGTTAGAAAAAGTATTCCTTGGAAAACTTTGGGTATTGCTGCTTCTGTTTTATTTTTTGCAAGTGTGGCCGGAAATCTTTTTTGGGTCAGTAAACAATCTGAAGTACAAAAAGAAATTGCAGTAATGAAGGCTGAGAAAAAATCTCAGGATTTGGCCATGCAGAAGATGAACCAGAAAATAACCATGTTTTCTAACCCTGATATGCAAATGGTCATGTTAAATGGTGTAGAGAATCATAAGGATGCTAAGGCAATGGTTTTCTGGGACAAAAAAACAAAAGCAGTTTACCTTAATGCAGAGCATTTGCCTAAGGCTCCTACAGGAATGCAGTATCAGCTGTGGGCTATAGAAGACGGAAAGCCGGTAAATGCTGGAATGTATTCGGAAGATAAAGACAGCCAGATTGCATTGGCCAGTATTTCAAAAGCACAGGCTTTTGCGATTACTTTGGAAAAAGAAGGTGGAAGTTCTGTTCCAACAATGAAAAACATGTTTGTAATGGGGGAAATATAA
- a CDS encoding ferritin-like domain-containing protein, which translates to MNILKLLDKLSHDKFFTTEASRLDTITNISLLGKKTAVAAVPLGLGALMTTSAKAETVNTKITGTSLKSTLTDALQLALVLEYLENEYYAIGLSTSGLIPNADRTVFMQISKHESAHVSFLKSTLTSLGATPGSKPTFDFTANGNFAPFTDYNQFLILSQAFEDTGVRAYKGQAGNVMSNKVVLQAALQIHSVEARHASQVRRMRANKGWIELANGGNMPSATNPVYAGEDNVNQAGYNTGTAFGAAAGSAAYDEILSGSDAQAIASLFIV; encoded by the coding sequence ATGAACATTCTTAAATTATTAGATAAGCTTTCTCATGATAAATTTTTCACCACGGAAGCATCCCGACTAGACACCATTACAAATATATCCCTACTAGGAAAAAAAACAGCTGTAGCTGCTGTTCCTCTGGGATTAGGAGCCTTAATGACAACGTCAGCAAAAGCAGAAACCGTAAATACAAAAATTACCGGAACTTCCCTTAAAAGTACTTTAACAGACGCTTTGCAACTCGCTCTGGTACTTGAATACCTTGAAAACGAATATTACGCTATAGGATTATCTACCTCAGGGTTAATTCCCAATGCAGACAGAACCGTTTTTATGCAAATTTCCAAGCATGAATCTGCCCATGTCAGTTTTCTGAAAAGTACCCTTACTTCTCTGGGAGCCACTCCCGGCAGCAAACCAACTTTTGATTTTACGGCGAATGGTAATTTCGCTCCATTTACCGATTACAACCAATTTCTTATTCTCTCTCAGGCTTTTGAAGATACAGGAGTAAGAGCGTATAAAGGCCAGGCCGGAAATGTTATGTCCAATAAAGTTGTTCTTCAAGCGGCCTTGCAGATTCATTCTGTGGAAGCAAGACATGCTTCACAGGTTAGGAGAATGAGAGCCAATAAAGGCTGGATTGAGCTTGCTAATGGAGGTAATATGCCATCAGCTACTAATCCTGTCTATGCGGGTGAAGATAACGTTAATCAGGCTGGATATAACACAGGAACCGCTTTTGGAGCTGCCGCCGGATCTGCAGCCTATGATGAAATTTTGAGTGGAAGTGATGCACAGGCTATTGCCTCATTATTTATTGTATAG
- a CDS encoding ferritin-like domain-containing protein: MKKMIHVSNQGATLDTGRRNFLKLSGVGLAIAGLTMIGCNDDEDFQMMDNSKIFDLGTGDVGILNYAYALEQLEADFYTKVVNNFYTGISSIEKEVFTDLYHHEVIHRDFFKAAISGATQNVLPKLDFQYPNVNFNDRNSVLATAKALEDTGVAAYNGAGKYITNPDYLVIAGKIVSVEARHASAIRNLINPGTADFSGDDVIDANGLDLAKEPKDIVMAAGGFIKTRFTWKERGIN; the protein is encoded by the coding sequence ATGAAAAAAATGATTCATGTTTCTAATCAGGGGGCAACTCTTGATACAGGCAGAAGAAACTTTTTAAAGCTAAGCGGTGTGGGACTGGCCATTGCCGGGCTCACCATGATAGGCTGTAATGATGATGAGGACTTTCAGATGATGGATAACAGCAAAATATTTGATTTAGGAACCGGAGATGTGGGAATTTTAAATTATGCCTATGCCCTCGAGCAGCTGGAAGCTGATTTCTATACCAAAGTAGTGAATAATTTTTATACCGGAATTTCGAGTATTGAAAAAGAGGTTTTCACTGATCTTTACCATCATGAAGTAATCCACCGGGATTTTTTTAAAGCAGCCATCAGCGGTGCTACCCAAAATGTACTTCCAAAACTTGACTTTCAGTATCCCAATGTAAATTTTAATGACCGAAATTCTGTACTTGCCACTGCAAAAGCACTGGAAGATACTGGTGTAGCCGCTTACAACGGTGCCGGAAAGTACATCACCAATCCTGATTATCTTGTGATTGCAGGAAAAATAGTTTCCGTAGAAGCCAGACATGCTTCTGCTATCAGAAATCTTATCAATCCCGGAACTGCTGATTTTTCCGGCGATGATGTAATAGATGCGAATGGTCTTGACCTTGCTAAAGAACCGAAGGATATTGTAATGGCAGCAGGAGGGTTTATAAAAACCCGCTTTACATGGAAAGAAAGAGGTATTAATTAA
- the msrB gene encoding peptide-methionine (R)-S-oxide reductase MsrB, with product MKNLLSKTILIGIITIATGKYKAQTDHFRILNPYYSNTAENILKVDNSEWKKILQPELYQVAREGATETAFTGKYYELDEKGTYYCAVCGNPLFLSTSKFATTCGWPSFYQPIHKNSVKYKKDTSHHMVRTEVLCGRCDSHLGHIFDDGPKPTGKRFCMNSICLDFTPTKIK from the coding sequence ATGAAAAATTTACTATCAAAAACCATTTTAATTGGTATCATAACCATAGCTACCGGAAAATATAAGGCGCAAACAGATCATTTCAGAATACTGAATCCTTACTATTCTAACACAGCAGAGAATATACTGAAAGTAGATAACTCTGAATGGAAAAAAATTTTACAGCCTGAATTGTACCAGGTGGCAAGAGAAGGAGCAACTGAAACAGCTTTCACAGGTAAATATTATGAATTGGATGAAAAAGGAACGTATTACTGTGCGGTCTGCGGAAATCCATTGTTTCTTTCCACTTCAAAATTTGCCACTACCTGCGGCTGGCCTTCATTTTACCAGCCGATTCATAAAAACAGTGTAAAATACAAAAAAGATACTTCTCATCATATGGTAAGAACAGAAGTTTTATGTGGAAGATGTGATTCTCATCTTGGCCATATTTTCGATGATGGTCCAAAACCAACAGGAAAAAGATTCTGTATGAATTCTATATGTCTCGATTTTACACCAACTAAAATTAAATGA
- a CDS encoding GNAT family N-acetyltransferase, with translation MIRAITAVDYSQLMKIWESAVLNTHDFLKEEDFKYYKEQIPGYFEHVTLAGFEADGILIGFMRVAEGNLEMLFIHNDFRGKGIGKQLICYGIDHLQITKVDVNEQNIQAVDFYKHIGFHVLGKSELDGQGKEYPILHMGL, from the coding sequence ATGATTAGAGCAATTACAGCAGTGGATTACTCACAACTGATGAAAATTTGGGAAAGTGCCGTACTCAATACCCACGACTTTCTGAAAGAAGAAGATTTTAAGTATTATAAAGAACAAATTCCCGGTTATTTTGAGCATGTTACTTTAGCAGGATTTGAGGCAGATGGTATTTTAATTGGATTCATGAGGGTTGCAGAAGGAAATCTTGAGATGCTGTTTATCCATAATGATTTTCGTGGAAAAGGAATTGGTAAACAATTGATATGTTATGGAATAGATCATTTACAAATAACTAAAGTAGATGTGAATGAACAAAATATACAAGCCGTCGATTTTTACAAACATATCGGATTTCATGTGCTGGGCAAGTCAGAATTAGACGGACAAGGAAAAGAATATCCTATTTTACATATGGGATTGTAA
- a CDS encoding bacteriocin-like protein, which translates to MKNFKKLDRNELKSISGEGLLDPIGGLLGGLGGVVGGVIGGVGTIVGGVVGGVGSTVGGVIGGVGTVVGNALCQTQCVVNGVIHIKLLECGSTC; encoded by the coding sequence ATGAAAAATTTCAAAAAACTAGACAGAAACGAGCTAAAATCTATTTCAGGAGAAGGATTACTTGATCCTATCGGAGGGTTATTAGGTGGTCTAGGTGGCGTTGTTGGTGGCGTTATCGGAGGAGTAGGTACTATCGTTGGTGGTGTTGTCGGCGGTGTAGGCTCTACAGTAGGTGGTGTTATCGGCGGTGTAGGTACCGTTGTTGGAAACGCTTTATGCCAAACACAATGTGTAGTTAATGGTGTAATCCACATCAAATTATTAGAGTGTGGTTCTACTTGCTAA
- a CDS encoding fasciclin domain-containing protein, whose amino-acid sequence MNTQSKITVLAMVALSFAFSGKVTAQMMKEKTVMVGGAPMYPSKNIIENAVNSKDHKTLVAAVKAAGLVETLEGKGPFTVLAPTDAAFSKLPKGTVETLVKPENKTMLTSILTYHVLPGRYSAKEIWAAVKAGNGKSMMKTVQGEELTFWTQGKDLYIKDAKGNSAKVTIADVNQSNGVIHVIDTVLMP is encoded by the coding sequence ATGAACACACAGTCAAAAATCACAGTTTTAGCAATGGTAGCTTTATCATTTGCATTTAGTGGGAAGGTAACTGCACAGATGATGAAAGAAAAAACAGTAATGGTAGGAGGTGCTCCTATGTATCCGTCTAAAAACATTATTGAAAACGCCGTCAATTCTAAAGATCATAAAACTTTAGTAGCTGCCGTAAAAGCAGCAGGATTGGTAGAGACACTGGAGGGTAAAGGACCTTTTACCGTGCTGGCACCTACAGATGCAGCATTTTCAAAACTTCCTAAAGGGACAGTAGAAACCCTGGTAAAACCCGAAAATAAAACAATGCTTACAAGTATTTTGACCTATCATGTTCTACCTGGAAGATACAGTGCTAAAGAAATCTGGGCCGCAGTGAAAGCTGGAAACGGAAAAAGCATGATGAAAACAGTACAGGGAGAGGAACTTACTTTCTGGACGCAAGGGAAAGATCTTTATATAAAAGATGCGAAAGGAAACAGTGCTAAAGTAACCATTGCAGACGTGAATCAGTCTAACGGAGTTATTCACGTAATAGATACGGTTCTTATGCCGTAG
- the metE gene encoding 5-methyltetrahydropteroyltriglutamate--homocysteine S-methyltransferase — protein sequence MQTHILGYPRIGSKRELKKACEQYWSGKIVLEELLTAGRTICSQNWNLQKEAGIDLIPCNDFSYYDQVLDMSLVIGAIPTRYHEVALKKNNSELDLYFAMARGYQKDGLDITAMEMTKWFDTNYHYIVPEFYNNQQFKLTSDKIFNEFAGAKQAGINAKPAIIGLISYLLLGKEKEEGFDKLDLAHNLLSVYVEILSKLQAQGAEWIQFDEPFLALDITEKAQETYTFVYAELRRLFPKLKFIIATYFEGLKNNLSLSVSLPVNVLHIDLVRSPEQLEDVLHAIPENLSLSLGVVDGRNIWKNDYEKSLSFITKAVEKLGPERVFIAPSSSLLHSPCDVDFETSLDPEIKNWLAFAKQKVKEVVSLKELASGTSESPILQDFEDNKKAISDRKTSPLIHNEEVKLRAASVTEQDSQRKNPFNIRKEEQQKTLQLPLFPTTTIGSFPQTAEVRSWRAKFKKGELTAEQYDALLKEETQRTIRWQENIGIDVLVHGEYERNDMVEYFGEQLKGFIFTKNGWVQSYGSRCVKPPIIFGDVFRPEPMTIYWSQYAQSQTNQWVKGMLTGPVTILQWSFVRDDQPRSETCKQIALAIRDEVQDLEKAGIRIIQIDEPAIREGLPLRKTDWQNYLKWAVEAFKISASGVEDTTQIHTHMCYSEFNDIIKNIADMDADVITIECSRSQMELLHAFADFKYPNEIGPGVYDIHSPRVPSKEEMTKLLIKAQQVIPAKQLWVNPDCGLKTRHWEETEKALIAMVAAAKEASVEFAS from the coding sequence ATGCAAACTCACATTCTGGGCTATCCGCGTATTGGTAGCAAAAGAGAACTTAAGAAAGCCTGCGAACAGTATTGGTCAGGTAAAATTGTTTTGGAAGAACTTCTTACAGCAGGAAGAACTATCTGCAGCCAGAACTGGAACCTTCAGAAAGAAGCCGGAATAGATCTTATTCCGTGTAATGATTTTTCTTATTACGATCAGGTATTGGATATGAGCCTGGTAATAGGAGCCATTCCTACACGCTATCATGAAGTAGCGCTTAAAAAAAACAATTCTGAACTGGATCTTTATTTTGCGATGGCCAGAGGCTATCAGAAAGACGGATTGGACATTACAGCGATGGAAATGACCAAATGGTTTGATACCAATTACCATTATATTGTTCCGGAATTTTATAACAACCAGCAGTTTAAGCTTACTTCAGATAAAATTTTCAATGAATTTGCTGGTGCTAAACAGGCAGGAATCAATGCAAAACCTGCGATTATCGGTCTGATCTCTTATTTACTGTTAGGGAAGGAAAAAGAAGAAGGATTTGATAAACTGGATCTTGCTCACAATCTACTCTCTGTTTACGTAGAGATATTATCAAAACTTCAGGCTCAAGGTGCTGAATGGATTCAGTTTGACGAACCCTTCCTTGCATTAGATATTACAGAAAAAGCACAAGAAACCTATACTTTTGTGTACGCTGAGCTTAGAAGACTGTTCCCAAAACTGAAATTCATTATAGCCACTTATTTTGAAGGCCTAAAGAACAACTTATCACTTTCAGTTTCGCTTCCAGTCAATGTGTTGCATATTGATTTGGTAAGAAGTCCGGAACAGTTAGAAGACGTTCTTCATGCTATTCCTGAAAACCTGAGCTTATCTCTTGGAGTGGTAGACGGAAGAAACATCTGGAAAAATGATTATGAAAAATCGTTGTCTTTTATTACAAAAGCAGTTGAAAAATTGGGACCTGAGAGGGTTTTCATCGCTCCATCAAGTTCACTTTTGCATTCACCATGTGATGTAGACTTTGAAACCAGTCTCGATCCCGAAATAAAAAACTGGCTGGCTTTCGCTAAACAAAAGGTAAAAGAAGTGGTATCCCTTAAAGAATTGGCATCCGGAACCTCTGAAAGTCCTATTTTACAGGATTTTGAGGATAATAAGAAAGCAATTTCAGACAGAAAAACGTCTCCACTCATCCATAATGAAGAAGTAAAATTAAGAGCAGCATCTGTTACGGAACAAGATTCACAAAGAAAAAATCCGTTCAATATCCGTAAAGAAGAGCAACAAAAGACCTTACAGCTTCCATTATTTCCTACAACCACTATCGGGTCATTTCCACAAACTGCTGAAGTAAGAAGCTGGAGAGCAAAATTCAAAAAAGGAGAATTAACGGCAGAGCAATATGATGCTTTATTAAAAGAGGAAACCCAGAGAACCATTCGCTGGCAGGAAAACATCGGAATTGATGTTCTTGTTCATGGAGAATATGAGCGTAATGATATGGTGGAATATTTCGGAGAACAGCTGAAAGGGTTTATCTTCACTAAAAATGGCTGGGTACAAAGCTATGGAAGCCGTTGTGTAAAACCTCCGATCATTTTTGGAGACGTTTTCCGCCCGGAACCTATGACGATTTACTGGTCTCAATATGCCCAATCTCAAACCAATCAATGGGTAAAAGGAATGTTAACAGGTCCTGTTACTATTCTACAATGGTCATTTGTACGTGACGATCAGCCCCGCTCCGAAACCTGTAAACAAATTGCCTTGGCCATCCGTGATGAAGTTCAGGATCTGGAGAAAGCAGGAATCAGAATTATTCAGATTGATGAACCAGCTATCCGTGAAGGACTTCCATTGCGAAAAACTGATTGGCAGAACTATCTGAAATGGGCTGTTGAAGCGTTTAAAATATCAGCAAGTGGAGTAGAAGACACTACCCAAATCCATACCCACATGTGCTATTCCGAATTTAATGACATCATTAAGAATATTGCCGATATGGATGCTGATGTGATTACAATAGAATGTTCAAGATCGCAAATGGAGCTTTTACACGCTTTTGCAGACTTCAAATATCCTAATGAGATTGGTCCGGGAGTGTATGATATCCATTCACCAAGGGTTCCGTCCAAGGAAGAAATGACAAAATTGCTCATCAAAGCACAACAGGTAATTCCTGCAAAACAGCTTTGGGTAAATCCGGATTGCGGTTTAAAAACCAGGCATTGGGAAGAAACCGAAAAGGCTTTAATTGCTATGGTGGCTGCTGCTAAAGAGGCTTCTGTAGAATTTGCATCTTAA